One part of the Dermacentor silvarum isolate Dsil-2018 chromosome 6, BIME_Dsil_1.4, whole genome shotgun sequence genome encodes these proteins:
- the LOC119455398 gene encoding NADH dehydrogenase [ubiquinone] 1 alpha subcomplex subunit 8 isoform X2: MEATAEFMLCRKEERDPRKCLAEGREVTKCALEFFRKAKKACRQQYDDYAHCLEWSSSDMHYHHCRKTQAALDGCMLDQLGIERPHLGYFSMPRVHHTERPRPEKGYRDNYPQTPKLEDDFPKPPAKHGTRSIIS, encoded by the exons gAGTTTATGCTTTGCCGGAAAGAGGAGAGGGATCCACGCAAGTGTCTCGCTGAAGGCAGGGAAGTGACCAAGTGCGCCCTCGAGTTCTTCCGCAAGGCGAAGAAAGCCTGCCGACAGCAGTATGACGACTATGCACACTGCCTCGAGTGGAGCAGCAGTGACATGCACTACCACCA CTGCCGGAAAACCCAGGCCGCATTGGATGGCTGCATGCTTGACCAACTGGGCATTGAACGGCCGCACCTTGGGTACTTTTCAATGCCTCGTGTTCACCACACTGAGCGGCCAAGACCGGAAAAGGGTTACCGTGACAACTACCCTCAGACACCGAAATTGGAGGACGACTTTCCCAAACCCCCTGCAAAGCACGGCACACGGTCTATCATTTCATAA